In Brachypodium distachyon strain Bd21 chromosome 2, Brachypodium_distachyon_v3.0, whole genome shotgun sequence, one genomic interval encodes:
- the LOC112270734 gene encoding E3 ubiquitin-protein ligase EL5-like gives MAAAARAASHVVPRDINVLVVFPHLLLPLAILLAQGWAAEPEFTDASYSPPAVSPRPKARNRQELERAITALPAFVHCSDNGHGAVVQAVECAICIAEFSDGEEGRLLPRCGAAAPAPVVPREKREEKIGNTYTLC, from the exons ATGGCTGCCGCCGCACGGGCAGCTTCGCACGTGGTGCCTCGTGACATCAACGTCCTCGTCGTCTTTCCTCATCTACTTCTACCTCTGGCGATTCTTCTCGCGCAAGGGTGGGCTGCGGAGCCGGAGTTCACCGACGCGTCGTACTCGCCCCCGGCTGTGTCGCCCAGGCCCAAGGCCCGGAACAGGCAGGAGCTGGAGCGGGCCATCACAGCATTGCCCGCATTCGTCCACTGCTCCGATAACGGTCACGGCGCCGTGGTTCAGGCGGTGGAGTGCGCGATATGTATCGCGGAGTtcagcgacggcgaggagggccGGCTCCTGCCGCGGTGCGGGGCTGCTGCTCCGGCACCGGTCGTTCCACGCGAG AAAAGGGAAGAAAAGATTGGCAACACCTACACACTATGCTGA
- the LOC100830716 gene encoding RING-H2 finger protein ATL39, with amino-acid sequence MHTIGKLPSAVPLVQIHLLATGAAMSTAQQSGSPTHAAAAAVETSSHWAPHGPVLTACLVSINLLMILLIFFYFWRFFSGKRGPSSPGEGESSSADTSPATSPRASSSSRRRREDIASSLPVSVFDSSRDAADRDGDCAVCIVEFRDGELARLLPRCGHRFHAACVDAWLRLHATCPLCRASVVAPAGPDAAAPKNGDPKDDGAADECPV; translated from the coding sequence ATGCACACCATTGGCAAACTCCCATCTGCTGTTCCTCTCGTCCAAATCCATCTTCTCGCAACAGGCGCCGCCATGTCAACAGCCCAGCAGAGCGGCAGCCCGACccatgcggcggcggcggcggtggagacgAGCAGCCACTGGGCGCCGCACGGCCCCGTGCTGACGGCCTGCCTCGTGAGCATCAACCTGCTGATGatcctcctcatcttcttctacTTCTGGCGCTTCTTCTCCGGGAAGCGAGGGCCCTCCTCCCCCGGCGAGGGGGAATCGTCCTCGGCCGACACGTCCCCCGCGacctcgccgcgcgcgtcctcATCCtccaggcgccggcgggaggaCATCGCGTCTTCCCTGCCCGTCTCCGTGTTCGACTCGAGCCGCGACGCCGCCGACAGGGACGGAGACTGCGCGGTGTGCATCGTGGAGTTCCGCGACGGGGAactcgcgcgcctcctcccccgctgTGGCCACCGGTTCCACGCGGCCTGTGTCGACGCCTGGCTGCGTCTCCACGCCACCTGCCCGCTCTGCCGCGCCAGCGTCGTTGCCCCCGCGgggcccgacgccgccgcgcccaAGAACGGCGACCCCAAAGACGACGGCGCGGCAGATGAGTGCCCGGTGTGA